A window of Rhipicephalus microplus isolate Deutch F79 chromosome X, USDA_Rmic, whole genome shotgun sequence genomic DNA:
gataagcttcgagctgtcgctgacttcccaatgcccacatcactgaaagccctaagaagtttcgttggtctttgctcttactttcgtcgcttcgtgcgcaactttgcgtccatcattgcacctctgactagtctgctttccaacagcaaaggtatatctgcatggtaacctgcatgtgacgacgcatttcaccagctgcgccgcctgctgacctcgccacctattcttcgccactacgaccccactgctgctaCAGAAGTTCACACTcatgcaagcggcgttggtccTGGCGCAGTTTTAGCACAAtggaaaggcacccaaaccgaatacgtagtcgcttatgcaagtcgcgctcttaagaaggctgaattgaattactccgtgacagcgaaggagtgtttggccataatctgggcgcttacgaagtttcgcccgtacctttacggccgtcctttcgacgtggtcacagaccaccacgctctatgttggctggcCTCTTTGagagacccgtccggacgtctgggccgttgggcacttcgattgcacgaatacgacatccgtgtcgtatatcgttccggtcgcaagcatgcggacgccgatgcactttcccgatcgccattaacaccagatgtggtttctctgtcacccccttttaccaccttgtcaccactcgacagcactgacatgctttcagagcagcgtaaagacccacaccttgccttgttagtcgactaccttaccgatccgtcttctgccccttccacgagagcgctgctccggcaagcagcccactttgccttacgtgacaacattctgtaccgccgcacctacacgcctggtggtcggaagtggctccttgctgtcccaactcatatgcgctctgagatctgcatgaatttccatgcagatccccaaagtgctcacgcaggagtcctgaaaacctacgaaaggctgcgccaacgctattactggcgaggaatgtatcgttttgtgcagaaatacgttcagtcttgcaccacttgccaacagaacacaacacctccgcggcaccttactggcatgttacagccgctcccgtgcccggctcgcccattcgaccgcgtgggtatagacctctatggccccctcccatatagtagctctggaaaccggtggattattgtcggagtcgatcatctgacacgctacgctgagactggagctctaccagcagcgaccgcccacgaagttgcactcttcattctccgcagcttcattctacgccatggtgctccgcgggaattactcagtgataggggtcgagtgttcctgtcggaggtcatccaagctatcctcgctgaatgcaacattatccaccgtaaatctaccgcataccatccacagacaaatggtcttactgagcggttcaaccgcacacttggcgacatgctgaggatgtacacctcctccgaccaaaCTAACTGGGatgctgtattgccctttgttaccttcgcttataacaccgcgacgcaagcgactaccggtttttccccgttctttctattgtacggccgcgaacctttccacccactcgacactatactaccgtaccgccctgatgcatctgagtgctccccgctttcggaagtcaccagatacgctgaagactgccgtcagttggctcggtctcggACGAGTGAGGCTCAaagtctacaaaagactcgacacgacgacgctcaccgcatagctcctacatttcatgctggctcccttgtgtggctttgggtgcccccgcacgttcctggcctgtcttctaaacttctggcccggtaccatggtccgtaccgtgtcattgacgcgacctccccggtgaattacatcatcgagccgttaacacaatcaccagatttgcgccgtcgaggacgcgagaccgtacacgtcgaccgtctcaagccctgctacgaccccctcattgtgcctactgcctgagtcgccaggatggctacccttcaccccgggggtattgtagtggagcatacgtaccaacgcgtatgcgccttcggaagacaacgaaaagcccgtgctctgcttgcgcgagagtttgtgccgcctttgccagactggccgtacgcccactttccgttgcgacctcgttgcgacttctcggctcgaataaacgtcatcacatacGTAACACTTTAGATTTACGTCACTTCCGTTTAGACTCTAGCATTGGAATACTTCTTTACTGCTTCTTAGCGGTGTTACAGCTGGTGTAAGAGCAGGAAGAGAAAATGCAAAAAAGGACAAGACAGCTAGGGGCGTGAGCCAGTATGTATATTGACTAATTAAATAATTAGTGTGAAATGTTCGTCAAAACTCACCGTTGCTGTGAAATGCCTGAGGCGCTCTTGCTACCAGGTCGTTATCTGCAGAAAAACGGAGCACGGTAATTAGTTAACAAAGGAGGCACGTTGATTTTGACAGACATACTACAACTATCTTGTTCATTTCTTGAAACGCGTACATTAAGCGAATTTGACTCTTAGATGTCACGCATGCACAAAGATTATAACTCACCGTTGTATTTGCCTCGAGGTTTTCAATAATTTTAATGTTCAGATATTACAGACACTTTGATGAAATGAACACATAGATAAACTGATACAATTGGGGTGGCGAAAATCCGTCTCTTCACGAACATCTTGTAATAACTGCGCACAACCATTAAAATAGTGAGCATTTAGTGGAACAAACAGGCATGCTAAACAAAGATGCCTAATGAGTTTTTCTTGCGAATTTAGAAACAACCGATAAGAGAATACCAGATTAATTTTGACGGCATGGCATTCTTGCAGTGCTCGTCAATCTAAATACGCTGTCGTTTTTTTTGCAGCCTGCCCTCACCGAAATGAGGTCGCGCTGTAGCAGAGAATATAGATATTCCGTGACCACGTGCACTGGCAACGCAACACCTTAGCCGTTAGGATTATGCCACGGCGTGCGCCGTGTAGTATTCACTCACATTGTCCCGTCTACGTGTACGAGTTGCAGATGGGCGACATGACGGTGCCGTCGGTTCCCTTGTCGCCGTCGAAGAGGAGGCAGTCGCTCTTGCCAAGTTCGTTCTTGCCCGAGCAGTGGTCGAACCTTTCATAGCGGAAAGTGGCCTCCCAACACTGTCGCGCACACTCGGCCTCCGACACCTTCTTGATTGTCGTGCGTGGCGTGCCCAGCAGACCGACCCTCCGCTCCTTGCAGTAGTCGCTGATGTGCTTACCTGCGAACGACGCCGTTGGAGCAGAACACGCTCGCCATACAACGCGTTCAGTGGTTCACTCGTAAACCACGCTCTGCTTcacagagagagagggagaggtaAATTATGACAAAGACGCTGAGTGGTCGGCTTGAATCAGTTTTCTGACCCGCTACTCTGAGTTTTGAAAGGGAGGGGTATGATAAAGAAAGGAGAGGGaaggtgttgatgatgatggggGAATGTGGAGATGGAAAGAAAATCGCGCGATGCCCGAAAACTGTTCATTGTGACTCAGGAGTATACGCTCTGTTGGGCCACTCTGCGCATCAATACTTCGCGTTGTTTCTGCCATTCTCGTATTTTTAGCTTTgcaagtgtggcagtttgggctagttggtatgacatgatgatagttacagcgcgagaacagaacgacgacctACTTGTCTCGttttcgtcgttctgttctcgcgctataactatcgtttagCCTTACGCCACGTTTTTCAAGTATTTGAAGTGAACAAACGGTAAAAGGCAGGCTAGTTGGTACGTGTCGtttaagaaacaaaacaaaacaaaaaagcgcatAAACAGGACGCATAGAGCGAAAGAAGCATGCACCCGTCCATGTGCGCATGATCCTTTCTATTTTTCCCGTATATGCGTTGTTTCTTCATTCCTTAAACTGTTTAGTCTCCCCTATACTTTTGTCTCACGCAATAACTTGTTCAGAGCTTCCCGAATATTGTGACGAGATGAAGATtctgtggcaagcaggtgttctgtcCCACACAAAAGACACGCGTATACTTGAAAATGCAATGAACATACCTTTCATGTTTCGCAAACGCAAGCGTTCTGCATATAGACTACAATgaaacatgtaatatcgcagtagtATAGAGTGGTACAATAAACATTGCCAATGGgggtcagaacatgtgattatcaggTCGACTTCGTGGTTCCAAGCCGGCCACCTATTACAAAAAGggcacacgttactgcgcctattctcttaagaCGACGTAGTAATGGGCGCATATCAATTTCGAAATCACTTTTCGTGCATAATTgctcgttgtttaaagcatgatATCCATATCACAAAATGCAGCCGTGTGCAAAAGTTTTTCTGACAGAGGCTAAGGGGTTGAAGTGCGCGCACTAGGGGCAGGATATCACTACCGCGTtctactcttaaaggcgaagcttaggaattcccccccccccccccaatatatatagacaaattccacctgACTTACGTCATGCAAAATGCGGTGGTACTGTCTTTGTAGACAAAAGACGCtatgcctaccgcagtttctgctgcgttttcaatggtgcatgtggtgttctcagtcacgcaacgagaaaaaaaaaacaagaaaaaaaacggcatGCGGACGAGATGCGTCGTGGTTGGATGTGAGtcacgtctcacaacttagttttgtttgttggcgcacatcacaGCCCTCGGTGTTTATGGCGGAAGTTaattacgtgcggacgtcgctataattttacccataatgtcgacatcggcctacgTGTGTTTTACCAACACGGAATGGGTCTATTGGTTAGCCTTGAAATTCTACTCACGCGTGAAGTGACTGCACTTCTCGGCGCTGCTTCGGTCGAGGTCATTGGCGTTGTCGACCTGCAGCATGCTCCTGTCCTGGAGGCGGCAGGACAGTCCCCCCTTGCGCGGGGTTGCGCAGAAGTCAAACGCCTTGCACGTGAACTCTTTCTCGTTCATGCATGAGGCGGCCCACTCCGAGGCGAGGCTCGTGCCCACGTACTTGGTCGCCGCGGACGAGTAGCATATGTCCGGCAGCTCTTCGGAGTTCATCTCGTACGACTCTGTGAGAGACACCGAAGACGAATCATTGTGTGAGGTGGGGATCATCGGTGATTCCGGAAGATGAAACGCTGCTAAACAAGCACTAGTAGTGGAAAGAAACACAACATGTGAGCGCCAACTGTCAGCTGTAGTTCCAtagaaaaaaacaagacaaaacaAGAATGCTTGTACATATAAAAGCAAACCACATCAATATCACGTTGCTAGGTCGACTGGTGGGATAGTTAGTATAGTTTGATATTATTTAAAACAGTGTAAATGACAGGACAGCGTTCTTAGTGTGAACGTCTTGTTCTGTCGTTTGCGCTTCCTTAAACATAGCATCTGCCATCATATATAACGTACTCTATCACGACATGAAGGTAATCCGTTCAAGCGCTGCTGACGTGCAACTTACTGcaagtgttgattgattgatatgtggggtttaacgtcccaaaaccaccatatgattatgacggaCGCCGTAGTAtcgagggctccgcaaatttcgaccacctgggggttctttaacgtgcatctgaacctgagcacacggacctacagcgttttcacctctatcgaaaatgcagctgttgcagccggaattcgatcccgcgacctgtgggtgagcagccgagtaccttagccactagaccaccgcggcggggctactgcAGCGTGTCCTGCGGCGCAATACAAAACGCTTCGAGGATCTCCTCTAATCTATTGCCACATCGGGACAAGAGTGTTGTCTGAGTAAGAATTGGACGGCAGTGCTACAACTGCATGGGCTGTGGTTGCGGGAAAACGAGCGACGTAAGCTTTAAAGACGAGGAGAGCGTAGAGTAAATGATAAACAAACGGGTGTTAGGGGTCTGAACTAGAAGAAAATAGACATTGACGGGAAACTAGGCGTGTCGGAAAGTTTACCACTGGTCACTGATAGTAACTGtgaattccaagagaaggcaagcgcgcgaGGGGGAGGAGAAGTCAGGTGGGCAGGTGATATCAAGTATGCAAGTAAAAACGTGGAGCAGCAAGctcaggaccgggttgattggtggaacatgggagagacattttccctgcagtgggcgtagtcaggctgatgatgatgatgatgatctcatGAATGTTGATTAGTCCGAAGCATGTTTTTGCGCTAGGGCCACTCACTCGTGTACATGGTGCAGTCCGCCTGGAACTCGGTCTCTTCGAATTCTGGCTTTCGGGCCTCCGTGGCGATGACGCACTGCTTGCCGACCAGGCAGCTCGAGAAGGTGAAGCAGTCCTCGCGGTCGCGACAGACGTTGGCGCAGTCCTGCAACTCGAACGAGCCCACGTATCCACCGTAGGGCTTGTCCGTCTTGAGCGCCGTCAGCACCAGTTTCTCTTTGAGACCTTCGGGTGCGTTGAAGCTGTCTGCAGGGGGAAAATTAAACTAAATATGAAGTTTAGCCTTAATGGCTACGGACGGAGTTGTCAACGAACGGAGTTGTCAGACTTGCTTAGCAATGACCATCACGTAATAGGAAGTAGCAAGTGCTTGAGTTCACTTCTGCATTCGTGACCAAAGATGTGGGTATAAAAATGGGAGACAAGTGGTTTGATCTTCTACTTcaactttttctgttttttgttacCGCTTACGCACTGCAATTCCCAGTTGTTTGCTAAGTGAACACGTGTAACGTCATTACAAACTAGTTCACTCTTAGAAAAAGCAATCACtcttagaaaaagaaaaaaaaaattgctttaaCTCTTCTTTGACAGCCTTGACTTGTTCGTATATGACTCCAGGAGACAGAGGAGTTCTCTTTGGGGGTTAATGGTACTCTCTGGAGTGTCATGTTACCCAAAATAGTGCTAACGTGGGTTCTTAAAGAGAGCAACACAGCGACACACGAGGCGAGCCATATGGCCCACATAAAAGCGTAACACGAActctttgtttttttgtattaaaGTGCAGGGAGCACGATTTCGCCAATCGAAGCTTCGCAAGTAAACCTTCTTTGACACCGCTTTTTTTTAccgcttttttttctcgttggcttGCCTCCGAAACCTAGCAAATCACAGTGATTCGCACAACAGCGTCGGTTATACGTACGGGAGGAGATACCAACGCACACTAAAGTGGCCAGCCTCCGTCTCGTGAAACGAAACATTCAAGAGATGAAATTGTAGAAGTGAGAACTGTTAGGATAGTTGGCGTGACGTTTCTAGGATGAAGAACAGCGAAACTGCCAGTGAATAACATGTTAAAGAAGATGACACAGGATTGACAGAAGGCACGCTTTCCTGGCAGTCCTGTGTCGTGAAATACTTTAAAAATAAATTacgagaagaaataaaaaaaatgatggtTTGTTCATTAGGGCGAAGCGATGAACGCAATAAAGAAGTAAGGCTTGCCGCTAACACTTATGGATCCGATTTCGcctaactctacaaaacgctaaATCACACGTGCCACCTGTGTGACGCAGATGGCTGGCTCGTTTCATCTCTTCTTTAGACGCGTTCGTACAACGTCAATTGCATTGGGTGATGTTATCGATTGTGAATACATAAGAAAGATGACGGTGAAAAAAAGCCACCGAGTGTATCCACGTAATTGCCATCGCATTAGAACAACAGTTCGTGCACTTACTGCGTTGGTGTAGGTGTCTCAAGTCGGGGTTCGACTCTCCGATCATGTTACGCAGCCCTCCCGTGGAGTACTCTATAGTTTCAGCGACGAGTGTGCCAACCTGCGAAGAGAAAATTAAAGCACATCATGTTCAAATTCAGATTGTCGGTTATCATTTTTATCAAGTCGCAGCCCGAAGGGCAAGATAAagctaaaaaaaagagagaacgaaGAATGAACATCATATATAATCCAAACGTCTGCTGGACACTAAAACCAGACTTGATGGCTGGTGTTGCTTGCATGCAAAAAGAAAGTATGTTCATGGGAGGAACGACAGAAAGACGAACTCTGAGACCACATAGTTATGAAACAGGGTGTCCCGTTGGAAAACCATTTTACCACCCCACTGTTTATACTTAGGTTCAAGTGTAGGGTCGGCAACCTTTTGAGGCGGAGGGATAATTTTGCGTGAAGCCGACGCAGTAGGGGCCGTGCGAAAAATCGGGAGAGGGAGGGGAGATGAGGGGGGAGCTGCAGGCACAAAGAATAAATTAGTTGAAGTTACAATAATGTACATAATCTGAATTAAAACACCTTTGTTTTCTGCTCCATGTCACGAGGTTGCAATTCACTAACATACAGGTTGAAGTGGAAACCTTATATTTGAGGTCAGAACTGCCATGTCATCAAAAAATTGACACTGGAAAGGGAGGGGGTAAAACCACCTAAAAACATTTTCACTCTAGTGGATCCCGTCCCTCCTCACAGAAAACGCTTCGAACGAAAAACTCTGGCACATCTCGCCTCGTCGTCCCAGGTGCCCCTCGCCACTGGCCATGTCCCTTTCATTTCACAAAAGTCGCGTGGCTGGGTGGCGGAATTTGCCACGATAGGTCGGCGAACTCTCCCATTAGTCGACTGACTCGGCCTTACTCAGACTCATATCGAGCCGTGAGTGTGATGGAGTCCGGGTAAGTAGCATTTTGGTGAGTATAAGTCCGAGCGAGTCCAGTAGAAGTCAGTTTCTGTGAGTGCGAGTTCAACTGAGTTTGGCCCAGGGAAAATTTTGATGAgattgagtccaagtgagtccagATCACAAGATATATTACTTGAGTGAGTTCGAGGAAGTTCCACGTTTTTTTCTACGGCTTACGGTTCTATCTGCTCAACTTCGGCTTTACTGTCAGCCTTACCTGAATTCCCGTTTATACTCACGGCTACTATAGCACGCATTCTAAAAGCAGTGCCGTTCGTACACCGTTTCGATATTTATTGATCAATGGCGTTGCAAGAACTTCCCCGGATGATTTATTTATCCAGAGCTTCTCCGGAAGAGCTGGCCCACAGCCAGCTGTTATGGGGAATTTCTTGATAAATAAATCTGATGTAGTGATATCTTCGAAGAAAAAACAACCTAACTGATTTGCTAACACTTACAGCTCGTGTTCGAAGGTACTATTTTGAAATACGCCACgaagagcaccgattacatgTGATATTTGGTTTAAAGAACATGGACGACAAAGCTAATTGCAGGAAAATGGACTCGCGAGTCGTTCCACTCGGACTTACTCAAATCAAGCCATTAGTATGAGTCTCATTTAGTCCGGCTGAATTATACTATGGCGAGTTCGAGTTCGAGAGAGTCTGCCTTAAGACAATTTCTGTGAGTGCGAGTGCCAGTGAGTCCTGCTGGGGAAATATTGGTGATTCTGAGTCCGAGTGAACCCTAAGTACGAAATACATTTCGTGAGGGAGTTTGAGTATAGCTCCGCTAGTTTTACCGGCCTCTGTTTCCCATCAATCACTTTGTCTCGGGATGCGTCCCTTTGTCTCTGGAAATTCGGCGCTAGATTTGT
This region includes:
- the LOC142776406 gene encoding uncharacterized protein LOC142776406, whose translation is MMENSANIKRAFLEELQNVTRLSPLRTPDLLIDFTDNMAYVTVLILGHPAISGDYAEIPKMKIMEPESTEGAITRDNCLKACSSKDYKDCSAVSYCSSVCATTTKASVNSSGVLVNSGDCSTYVKTERSKRRNVVLTRDAISYLADALRKSEFKIVVKHLNTVIVVGTLVAETIEYSTGGLRNMIGESNPDLRHLHQRNSFNAPEGLKEKLVLTALKTDKPYGGYVGSFELQDCANVCRDREDCFTFSSCLVGKQCVIATEARKPEFEETEFQADCTMYTKSYEMNSEELPDICYSSAATKYVGTSLASEWAASCMNEKEFTCKAFDFCATPRKGGLSCRLQDRSMLQVDNANDLDRSSAEKCSHFTRKHISDYCKERRVGLLGTPRTTIKKVSEAECARQCWEATFRYERFDHCSGKNELGKSDCLLFDGDKGTDGTVMSPICNSYT